The following proteins come from a genomic window of Populus nigra chromosome 6, ddPopNigr1.1, whole genome shotgun sequence:
- the LOC133696808 gene encoding major allergen Pru ar 1-like produces the protein MGVFAFSDEFTSPVPPARLFKALILDSGNLLPKLLPQLIKSVEFTQGNGEAGSIRQISFQDGIGLRSITNRVEAVDPENFSYSYSLIEGEGLLDKMETVVYEVQFVPGPDGGSINKMKSTYHTKGDIVLTEEEVKEGKEKALGMYKAVEAYLLQNPEAYA, from the exons ATGGGTGTCTTTGCTTTCAGTGACGAGTTCACCTCCCCAGTCCCCCCTGCAAGATTATTCAAGGCTTTGATTCTTGACTCTGGAAACCTCCTCCCAAAACTCTTGCCACAGCTTATTAAGAGCGTTGAATTCACCCAAGGCAATGGAGAGGCTGGCAGCATCAGGCAGATCAGCTTTCAAGATG GTATTGGTCTTAGGTCTATTACGAACCGAGTTGAAGCTGTTGACCCAGAAAATTTCTCTTACTCGTACAGTTTGATTGAAGGTGAAGGATTATTGGATAAGATGGAAACCGTTGTTTATGAGGTACAATTTGTGCCTGGTCCTGATGGTGGTagcataaataaaatgaaaagtacCTATCACACCAAGGGTGATATTGTGCTTACCGAAGAGGAGGTTAAGGAAGGCAAAGAGAAGGCACTGGGGATGTACAAAGCTGTGGAAGCTTACCTCCTTCAAAACCCTGAAGCCTATGCTTAA